The stretch of DNA GACGCCCCCGTTGTTAATATAAAAATAAACACGTGATAAACCTGTTCGTTACGGAAAGAATAAGGAGGACGTACAGCCCTATGGATACCGGTACCCATGTCGTGATGGGAGTCGGGTTAGGCGGACTGGCGATGCTCGATCCCGTCGTCGCCCACTCTCCGGCCGCCGAACAAACGGTGTTTGCTGCGACGTTGATCGGTTCGCTCGCACCCGATTTCGATACGATTTTCAAATTGAAGGATAATGCCGTATATATTAAGCAGCACCGTGGGTTTTCCCACTCATTGCCGGCCCTTCTGATCTGGTCGTTGTTGATCTGGGGAACATTGGTTTTGTTCAACCCCGTTCCTTCCGAGCTTCACCTTTGGTTATGGTCGCTGGCCGCGGTCTGCCTCCATGTGTTCGTTGATTTATTTAATGCCTACGGAACACAGGCATTGCGGCCGTTCTCACGGCGGTGGATTGCTTTCGGGATCATCAACATTTTCGACCCGGCGATCTTTTTTCTTCATGCCGCGGGCATCGCCTTTTGGGCGTTGGGTCTCTTTCCGCCCGGCCCTACGTTTTTGGCGGTTTACACCGTGCTTTTCTTTTATTATTTTTGGCGATACTTTGCCTACAAGCAAGTGCAGGAGCGCGTCATCTCGCAAGTTCCCGACGCCGAATACGTTAATTTGTCACCGACCATCCGTTGGACGCAATGGCATGCGTCCGCTAAGACGCCTGACGCTTTCTATGTGTTGCAAGTAAGCCGCAACGAAGCCGTTACGCTCGACCGATTTAAACCAAAACCTTTCTCGGAGATCCCGAAGCAAGTGCTTGAAGATGAAAACGTACGGGCGTTTCTTAATTTTTCGCCGATTTACATTTGGGATGAAACGGAATATCCCGATCTTCGCGAAATTCGACTTGTCGATTTAAGATACCGGAACAGAGCGGGACATTATCCTTTCGTCGCGATCGCGTTGCTTGACGAGCAAGACCATGTGGTGAGTTCGTTTACCGGCTGGGTTCACAGCGAGCGGAAGCTGCAAAAGAAACTGGAATTGCAAATGGACGTGAATTGAAGTTTCCACTAATTCTCGCGCATCGCCTCGCGCCATTCCTTCCATAATAAGAATACCGATTGAGGAAGGAGGTCACGCTTTCATGCGAAACAAAGCCAAGAACTTTCCCGATCGGATTTCATTATCCGGCGAACCGAGAGCAAAAGATGAATTTGCCTCGAAACGCGCAAACGGAACGACCAACACTCATCCGCGTGAACGGATGTTTGAATCGAATCGAACGCACCATCGGAAAGACTAATTCACAGTCCAACCCCTCTGTTGAAAGCAGGCGTTCATGCCTGCTTTTTCTTCAACAGCGAGATGGGAAATGCCTGCTTTGTTTTGCTCCCTTCTTTATAACCCCAGGCAAACGTGCCGTTCAAGTAATCGATCACAAAACGAGAACCTGGGTCTCCTTCGATCTCATACGTTTCTCCCGGTTGAAATTCGCTCGGATCCAACATATACGCCTTCGCCATCGTCATTTTCCTCTGAAGAACCGCAAATTCATTCACGATGCCGAGCCGTTCGGCTTTCCTTGCCTTTTCCGACAACTCCGCGATTTCATCTTTCAATTCTTGAACTGTCATTTCCGAATACCGTTTATCCATGCGCTTTCCTCCATAGCGAAACCATTCTCATTAAATTATCTTACAGCGCATGCCCATTTTCAATCCAAAACCTTTGCTTACGACTTCAACTGCCTTTGACGCCGCACGGAATGTACGGGAACTTCATCGATTGACCATCTATGTGCAATTAGGCGAATTAAAAAAAATTTACGGAAAGCCCAGATGCCTTCGAGCCTTCGATTCAATAACGAAATGAGCGCCCGCTGGAGCGCTCATTTCTTCATTTCATTATTATGGGTTAACTGTGATCCGTCCTTCAATCGATTGGTCGATCGGTTGCGGTTGATTTTCGATATAATGCACCGTCGCTTCGAGATCGATCGGACCGTACACGGCATTCGCGGCTTCGGTCAAAACCGTGTATCCGTCTCCCCCTTTGGCGAGAAACGCATTCGCGGCGATCGTGTAGGTTTCATCCATAAGAATCGGCGTTCCGTCAGGCAACGTAAGTTCAACGACTTTGTCGCCGACAGGTGCGTCGGGATCCCACGCATAATGAAAGCCGGAAATTTGCAGCATGCCGATCGCACCTTGCCATTGCTGCTCGAGCAATGCTTTCAATTGCGCACCAGTAATTTCTTTTTGAATCAACTGATTACCGAACGGTTGAATTGTGAACAAGTCTCCCCAAGTGATTTCGCCGGCTTCTAAATTATGGCGAATGCCTCCTTCGTTCATGACTGCAAAATCGGAGCCCATCGCCGCTCGGTGGGAGTCGGCAATCAAATCGCCGAGCGCGGATTCGCCTGCCGGTGACTGCTCTTCCGTAATGTCTTCGGCAGCAACACCGACAACGCGTTCCGTGTAGGTTTCGACTTTCTTTTTGTATCCTTCGACCATTTGCAAAATTTCCGGATCAGGCTGAACTCTTTCGTGGTCGGTTAAAACGATTTCGGCCGATTTAGCCGCGACATCCTTCGTTCGCGGATCAATTTTCAACTGGACGTCGGCAATCGATGTGCCGTACGAATACGTTTCAACGATTAGTTTATCGTCGACCACTGTATTGGTGTAATGATTGTTGTGACCCGCAAAAATGACATCGACGTCATCATTGATGCTGCGAGCGATTTCCGTTGCGCGTCCGCCGGGATTCGTGCCGTCGAGGTCCGAAGATGCAGATACGTGTGCAAGCACGACGATCGCATGGACACCTTTCTCATGAAGGGCGGCAACCGCTTGGTTGATCGCTTCGGCTTCGTCAATGAATTCCACACCGTCCGTTCCGCCCGGCGTGACGATTTTCGGAGTTTCCGTCGTGACCACGCCGATAAACCCAATCGGCATCCCGTTCACTTTTTTCACAAGATAAGGAGGCAAAATCGGTTGACCCGTTTCCTCATCAACCACATTCGCCAGCACGTACGGAAAATTCGCTCCTTCAAAATCACCCGTGAGCGGGCTGTATCCACCGTTAATCAAACGCAGCATTTCTTCGACGCCTTCATCAAATTCATGGTTGCCTGCAGTTCCGACGTCAAAACCGAGTTCATTCAAAATTTCGATCGTCGGCTCGTCCTGCATGAGCGCGGAAATCGGCGGGCTTGCGCCGACAGCATCGCCTGCATGCACAAGCAGCGTGTTTTTGTTTTGCTGTTCGAGTTTTTCCAAATAGGCGGCAAGATAAGCGGCACCGCCCACCTCTTTCCCGTCGATTTCCCGATACTTGTTCAGCTGTCCGTGAAAATCGTTAATGCCGAGCAGCTGCACCGGTATGTAACGATGCTTCCAATTGTCATTCGGATGATGACCGTTTCCCGCCGCAAAAGCCGGCAAGCTTGAGAAAACGAGCATCGTTGCGATGCACAACACAATCTTGCTGAAGTTCTTCATACGCTCTCTCCTCTACATTTTTTGTCGCATTTTAGTATAACAGAGGCGCATAAAGACTTTGGTAATGTTTTATAAAATAGGATGAAGGTCCCGCTTCAATCTTCAGATTGATATTCCCGAATGAACTTCTCAATCAGCCCGAAATCAAAGCCTTTTCGATATAAAAATTGCTTGATCTTCTGCTCGGCTTCCCAGCCATCAGCCGGTCCATACTTGCGCAGTGCCTTCTCCCCCTGCAGCACGAGCGCCTCCCATTCCTGATCGGCGTCCTTCTCAAAAGCCGCCTCCCGCAGCGCCGCTTCGATCACCTCGCGGGAAAACCCATTCCCCGCGAGCGTCTGCGCAATCAGCCGCTTCGTCTCCGCCGTCGACTTCCGTCGATGGCTCCTCGCCCGCTTCTCCGCGAACCGCGCCGCCGCCTCCACTTGTTCTTCGAACGCGTAGTCGTGCGCCGCTCGCTCCGCGAGCTCCTCGCTCACGCCCTTCTTCGCCAGCTCGCGCTTGATCGCCTTCGGCCCTTTCGCCGACGTTCGTTTCCTACTGGAAACGAACGCCTTCGCGAACTCCGTATCGTCGATGAACCGGTTCTCTGCGAGACGCCGAACCACTTCATCAACGACTTCGCCGCTCACGTCCTTTTTTTGCAAATAATCGCGAATCTCCTGTTCCGTTCGCATCCGGTACGACAAGAAGCGCAGCGAACGGTTGTACGCCTTCTTAATCTCATCTTCGAAAAGGATCGATTTCATTTCCCGTTCATCGATTTCTTTTCCTTTCGAAAGCGCAAACGCCACAAGCACGTCCGCGCTGACGCCGAACGCGAACTCTTCGCCTTGCCCGCGATCCACATAAACATTGAAGCGTTCACTGTCCTTCTTCTGAGTCGTAATCCGCGTAATTTTCGCCATCGGGAACCACCTCGCTTCGTCATTAATCGTCATAGGTCTCTGCTGCCATTTTAACACAGCGAACAAATGATCGATTACCACATTCCCGTTTTTTTCGGTAAAATGAACGTATACGGAGGTGTTACAGGATGAAAAAGCAACCGATCGATCTCGGGCATCGCATCC from Bacillales bacterium encodes:
- a CDS encoding metal-dependent hydrolase, which translates into the protein MDTGTHVVMGVGLGGLAMLDPVVAHSPAAEQTVFAATLIGSLAPDFDTIFKLKDNAVYIKQHRGFSHSLPALLIWSLLIWGTLVLFNPVPSELHLWLWSLAAVCLHVFVDLFNAYGTQALRPFSRRWIAFGIINIFDPAIFFLHAAGIAFWALGLFPPGPTFLAVYTVLFFYYFWRYFAYKQVQERVISQVPDAEYVNLSPTIRWTQWHASAKTPDAFYVLQVSRNEAVTLDRFKPKPFSEIPKQVLEDENVRAFLNFSPIYIWDETEYPDLREIRLVDLRYRNRAGHYPFVAIALLDEQDHVVSSFTGWVHSERKLQKKLELQMDVN
- the recX gene encoding recombination regulator RecX produces the protein MAKITRITTQKKDSERFNVYVDRGQGEEFAFGVSADVLVAFALSKGKEIDEREMKSILFEDEIKKAYNRSLRFLSYRMRTEQEIRDYLQKKDVSGEVVDEVVRRLAENRFIDDTEFAKAFVSSRKRTSAKGPKAIKRELAKKGVSEELAERAAHDYAFEEQVEAAARFAEKRARSHRRKSTAETKRLIAQTLAGNGFSREVIEAALREAAFEKDADQEWEALVLQGEKALRKYGPADGWEAEQKIKQFLYRKGFDFGLIEKFIREYQSED
- a CDS encoding 5'-nucleotidase C-terminal domain-containing protein, whose protein sequence is MKNFSKIVLCIATMLVFSSLPAFAAGNGHHPNDNWKHRYIPVQLLGINDFHGQLNKYREIDGKEVGGAAYLAAYLEKLEQQNKNTLLVHAGDAVGASPPISALMQDEPTIEILNELGFDVGTAGNHEFDEGVEEMLRLINGGYSPLTGDFEGANFPYVLANVVDEETGQPILPPYLVKKVNGMPIGFIGVVTTETPKIVTPGGTDGVEFIDEAEAINQAVAALHEKGVHAIVVLAHVSASSDLDGTNPGGRATEIARSINDDVDVIFAGHNNHYTNTVVDDKLIVETYSYGTSIADVQLKIDPRTKDVAAKSAEIVLTDHERVQPDPEILQMVEGYKKKVETYTERVVGVAAEDITEEQSPAGESALGDLIADSHRAAMGSDFAVMNEGGIRHNLEAGEITWGDLFTIQPFGNQLIQKEITGAQLKALLEQQWQGAIGMLQISGFHYAWDPDAPVGDKVVELTLPDGTPILMDETYTIAANAFLAKGGDGYTVLTEAANAVYGPIDLEATVHYIENQPQPIDQSIEGRITVNP
- the sspK gene encoding small, acid-soluble spore protein K, giving the protein MRNKAKNFPDRISLSGEPRAKDEFASKRANGTTNTHPRERMFESNRTHHRKD
- a CDS encoding YfhH family protein; the encoded protein is MDKRYSEMTVQELKDEIAELSEKARKAERLGIVNEFAVLQRKMTMAKAYMLDPSEFQPGETYEIEGDPGSRFVIDYLNGTFAWGYKEGSKTKQAFPISLLKKKQA